A window of Pseudomonas putida genomic DNA:
AGTTGGGCAGCACCGCAGGTGGTCTTGCTGGACTTCGCTACACCAGAACTGATCAACGTTATCATCAATCAAAATCTACAAAATGTAAGTGCCCCAGAAGAGCCCGGCGGCGGTGATGAGACAGGGCGTCCGTTGGTGACTTTTGATTTGTATCCAGAGCCCGACTTCCAGGGCAGCGTCGCTAGAGTACGTGTACCGTATTGGTGGTTTATTCCGGTTTTCCGGAACATAAGAAATCATGGGGGTAGCATGCGCGTATCGCTGCAGCCATGGAGCAAAAGAGGGCGGGCGGTTGTCGTGGGAGGGTGGGGGTTGGTGACCTTAAGGCGATTCTTGATTTCCAAGGATTATACCGGAACGGGTTTTGACATCCCTCTGCTGGGTGATACTGGAGGCGGAACGCCCGAAGGCGTGACCCATAACGTGTTTGTGAAGATACCTGCTCATATCAGGTGGTTCGTCATGTTCCCCTACGACGGGTAAGCAAGCCAAGCGTGAAGGGGTCTATTCGGTGAAATAAGGGCTATGCGAATCGCGCAAAGCCCTCAATGCCAATTACGGAGTGCGTTTAAGCTCTGCCACGCCCCTGTAATCGCTGCGCCCCTCAGGCGCGCTTGTTGAACTGCGCCAACGCCGGCAACAGCTGTTTGTCGATGGCCTGACGCACCGCCGGCAGGATCGTCGCGCTCCCGGTTATACATCTGCTCCACCATCCCCTTCAGCGCCCGCGCATTGGGCTCGGTCAGCCCACGCACCACCGCTTCGCAGGCCTGCTCGGCAGTCGCCCCGGCCGGAATATCGAACCCGCGCGCGCGCAGGTGGCCTGCCAGGTCGTCCTGGTCTATCAAATCCGCATGCATCATGGCTGTTGTCCCTTTTATCGCTAAGAGAGTGCTGCTGTGATTTACGACCGATTCTGTGACGCCGGCGACATGCCCGCAACAACAGAATGGCGCCGTGGCTGCATTGGCTAAGAACAGGTCGTTTCCGGCTAAATCGAGCACCTTGGAAGGCCGCACACTGAAGCCATTCACGGTACCTGAGGGTTTGGTCACCCTCGTTCATGCACAGTGGATGTTGCTCGCTCTTGGCCCCGGATGCTCACGGCTTTCCGGGGTTATTTTTTTGCCCGGATACATAACCTGTGGGAGCGGGCGTGCCCGCGAATGCGGCGGTGGATCCACCATCGCATTCCGCGGGCATGCCCGCTCCCACAGGTTATGGGTTGCTGCTCAGTTTGGCGTAGGCAGGCCTATTACCCTGCCCACGAATTCAGCCGACGGCAGGCCCTGCTGCTCATCCACCAACCCTTGCAGCAACCCGACACTTCGCTCACTGAAAGGTGCCGACTTCGGCCCCGCCAGGTCCACATGCAGCAGCATCTGCTCGCTGGCCGCCAGCGCCTCGTCGAACCCCGCCCGGTGCAGGCTGTGGTAGATATGCAGGCGCTTGCGGTCGAAACCGATAACCTGCGTCTGCACCCACACCTCGGTGCCCAGCTTCACTTCGTGCAGGTAGTTGATGTGTGCCTCCAGGGTGAACAACGAATTGCCGCTCTGCCCACGGCTGTCGGCATCGAGGCCGATGCGCTCCATCAGCGCATCGGTGGCGTAGCTGAAGATCAGCAGGTAGAAGGCATCGCGCAGATGCCCGTTGTAGTCGACCCAGTCTTCCAGGACCGGGGTACGGTAGGTGATCAGTGCGGGCATCGTCTGCTCCTCAGTCGCCAAAGGCCATGCCATGGCTGGCCTTGCTGGTTCTCACTGCTTCCAGCACGGCCAGCAGGGTGTCATCACGATAGCGCTCAAGCGCCGCAATGCTGCGGTCACCCAACTGCTCCGACGTGCCTTCGACCACATCGTCGATCAGCTTGTCGGTCAACTCTGGCGCTGGCAGGTAGGTCCAGGGCAGTTTCAGCGCAGGGCCGAACTGGGCCATGAAGTGGCGCATGCCGGCGTCGCCACCGGCCAGGGTGTAGGTGAGGAACGTGCCCATGAACGACCAGCGCAGGCCGGCACCGAAGCGGATCGCGTCGTCGATTTCACCAGTGCTGGCCACGCCGTCGTTGACCAGATGCAGGGCCTCGCGCCACAGCGCTTCGAGCAGGCGGTCGGCGATGAAGCCAGGGACTTCCTTGCGCACATGCAGCGGGCGCATGCCCAGTGCGGTGTAGATGGTTTTTGCGGCTTCGATGGCTTCGGGAGCAGTGCGATTGCCGCCGACGATCTCGACCAGCGGCAGCAGGTAAACCGGGTTGAACGGATGACCTACCACGCAACGTTCAGGGTGCGTGGATGACTCGTAGAACTCGCTGGGCAGCAGGCCCGAGGTGCTGGAACCGATGATCGCGTCGGGCTTGGCGGCAGCGCTGATCTTGGCGTGCAGGTCAAGCTTCAGGTCCAGGCGCTCGGGTGCGCTTTCCTGGATGAAATCAGCGTCGCGTACGCATTCCTCGATGGTGGCCACGAATTTCAGCCGGTCCTGGGACGCACCGGGTGCCAGGCCTTGTTTTTCCAGGGCTGGCCAGGCGTTGGCGATGCGCTTGCGCAGGGCCTGCTCGGCGCCGGGCGCCGGGTCCCAGGCGACCACGTCCAGGCCATGGGCGAGGGCGCGGGCGACCCAGCCGCTGCCGATCACGCCACTACCCAGGGCGGCGAAGGTCTTGATCTCGGTGATGAAGGGCATATCGGTCTCCTGAAGGGGATCAGCGGCGCTTGAGGTTCATTTTTTCCCGGCCTTCTGCCGGGCTGAGTACGCGTCCACCCATGCGGGTGATGATTTCGGCAGCGCGCTCCACCAGCTGACCGTTGCTGGCCAGCACCCCACGGTCGAGGTACAGGTTGTCTTCCAGGCCAACCCGCACGTTGCCGCCGAGCAGCACCGCTTGCGCAGCCATTGGCATCTGCATGCGGCCGATGCCGAACCCGGCCCAGGTGACGTTGGCTGGCAGGTTGTCGACCATGGCCTTCATGGTGGTGGTATCAGCCGGTGCGCCCCACGGGATGCCCAGGCACAGCTGGAACAGCGGGTCTTCGAGCAGGCCTTCTTTCATCATCTGCTTGGCGAACCACAGGTGGCCGGTATCGAAGATTTCCAGCTCGGCTTTTACACCCAGTTCGGTGATGCGCCTGGCACCGGCGCGCAGCTGCGCCGGGGTGGAAACGTAGATCGAGTTGCCGTCGCCGAAGTTGAGGGTGCCGCAGTCGAGGGTGCAGATTTCCGGTAGCAGCGCTTCGACGTGGGCCAGGCGCTCCAGGGGGCCGATCAGGTCGGTACCCGGGCCGAACTCCAGGGGTGTTTCCCCCGGGCCGATTTCCAGGTCGCCACCCATGCCGGCGGTAAGGTTGACGATGATGTCCACATCGGCTTCACGAATGCGCTCCATGACTTCGCGATACAACGCCACATCGCGGCTGAAGCGGCCGGTTTGCGGGTCGCGGACGTGGCAGTGGACCACGGTGGCGCCGGCTTTGGCGGCCTCTACTGCAGACTCGGCGATCTGCTTGGGGGTGACGGGAACGAGGTGGCTTTTCGAGGCGGTGTCGCCGGCGCCGGTGAGGGCGCAGGTGATGATGACATCGTGGTTCATGACGGGGTTCCTTGTGGTATCTGTGGTGGCCTTTTCGCGGGCACGCCCGCTCCCACAGGGTCTGCGCAGACCTTGAGCATTGCGCTGTACCTGTAGGAGCAGCCTTGTGCTGCGAAAGGGCCTTGTCAGTTGGCGGTGAGCTTGAGGTTGTCCGCAGCCGGCTTGCCATCAAAGGTGGTCACACCTTCCAGCCAGCGGGCCTTGTCCTCGGGGTGGTCCTTGAGCCACTGGCGGGCCGACTCCAGCGCGTCCTTGTGGTCGAGCAGCGGCTGCATCATGCGGCTCTCGTCCTCGGCACTGAACTTCAGGTTGGCCAGCAGGCGGTGGGCGTTGGGGCAGCGTTCGGCGTAGTCTGGCGCAGTCACCGTCCACACCGTGGCGCGGCCTTCGTCCGGGCCCAGGGCGTCCTGGCTGTCACCCAGGTAGGCCATGTCGATGTTCACGTTCATCGGGTGCGGCGCCCAGCCGAAGAACACCACCGCTTCCTTGCGCCGTACGGCGCGGTCGACGGCGGCGAGCATGCCGGCCTCGCTGGACTCGACCAGCTGGAACTTGCCCAGGCCGAACTGGTTCTTGGTGATCATCGCCTTGATCTGAGTATTGGCACCGGAGCCTGGCTCGATGCCGTAGATCTTGCCGCCCAGCTCCTTCTCGAACTTGTGGATGTCGGCGAAGGTCTTCAAACCCTTGTCGTACAGGTATTTGGGCACGGCGAGGGTGGCGCGGGCGTCTTCCAGGCTGGGTTTTTCGAGGACTTTGACCTGGTTGGCGTCGACGAACGGGGTGATGGTCTGGGTCATGATCGGGTTCCAGTAACCCAGGAACATGTCCAGGCGTTTGTCGCGGATGCCAGCGAAGATGATCTGCTGCGAAGCGCTGGTCTGTCTGGTCTGGTAGCCAAGGCCATCGAGCAGCACCTGGGCCATGGCGCTGGTGGCGATGACATCGGTCCAGTTGACCACGCCCAGACGGACGTTCTTGCAGGCCGCTGGTTCTGCGGCATACAGCGGGGAAGCGACGATAGTGGTCAGAGCTATGGATAACAGGCTGCGGCGGATCAAGCGTTGCATGGTGGCTCTCCATCGGCAGGGCGTTTTTTATAGGGGCCGGCCTCTCTGGGCCGTGTGAACACGCTACGCTGCTGCCAGGGTGGAAAATCGCACCCTGGCGACCAACAATTGCACGGAGGCGACCACCTTTGCCGTGGAGCATGCAATGCCGCAAATCATTCATTTCCTGTTGTTGCCCGGCTTCTCGGCCATGGGCTTCATCAGCGCCCTGGAGCCACTGCGGGTGGCCAACCGCTTCAAAGGCCCGTCGTATCGCTGGCAGGTGTTGAGCCTGGACGGCGGTGCGGTGCTGGCCAGCAATGGCATGTCGGTGAACGCCGATGCGGCGCTGGCGGCGGGCGAGCCTGGCGGCATCCTGCTGATCGTCGCCGGTTTCGAGCCACTGGCCTGTTACGGGCCGGCGCTGCAGCAGGCGCTACGCCGTCTGGACCATGAGGGGGTGATTCTGGGTGGCATCGATACCGGCGCGGTGGTGCTGGCCGAGGCCGGTCTGCTCGACGGCCATCGCGCCACCGTGCACTGGGAGGCACTGGAGGCGTTCAAGGAGAATTACCCGAGTCTGCAGGCGACCCAGGAGCTGTTCGAGATCGACCGTCGGCGCATCACCTGTGCCGGTGGCACCGCTTCGATCGACCTGATGCTCGACCTGATAGCGCAAGCCCACGGTAGTGAACTGGCGGTGCAGGTGTCGGAGCAATTCGTGCTCGGACGTATCCGCCAGCGACAGGACCACCAGCGCATGCAGATCGCCAGCCGCTATGGCATCAGCAACAAGAAGCTGGTGAAGGTGATTGGCGAAATGGAGCGCAACACCGAGCAGCCGCTCAATACCCAGGTGCTGGCCGAAGCGGTGCAGGTGACCCGGCGCCAGCTGGAGCGGCTGTTCCGCGTGCACCTGGATGACACGCCCAGTGGGTTCTATTTGCGACTGCGGCTGGATAAAGCCAGGCAGTTGTTGCGCCAGACCGACATGACTGTGCTGGAGGTGGGGGTGGCGTGCGGGTTCGAGTCGGCTTCGTACTTTACCCGCTGTTATCGGGCGCGGTACCAGCGTTGCCCGCGGGAGGACCGCCTGGCCCGGGTGGTTTGATTTGCGCCTGTACCGGCCTCTTCGCGGGCATGCCCGCTCCCACATGGGCGGCGGGGTTCCTGTGGGAGCGGGGGTGCCCGCGAAGAGGCCGGTACAGGCTTACTGCTGGCCGATGGACTGCAGGTACTCCGAGCGGTCATCACTGCGCTGCGCCACACAGGTATCCCAGGCCGCCTGGAACGCTTTGCTGCCGGGTTTCTCGGCAAAGGTCTCGACGTTGCAATCGGCATCGCGCAGCTGCACCCACAGCTTCTCGGCCGCCTCCATGCGCCCGACCAGCGCGGTAGCCTTGTCGCCTTCATCGGCATACTGGTCGCGAATGCGCTGGAGCAGGTCGTCATACGCCGCTTTCAGCTCGCGCTCGGCAGTCTGCTTGTTGAAAGCCGCGCAGGCGTAGGTCTGCTGATCGGTGTCGACATTGTCGCACGGGGTGCTTTCTTCCTCGCCGGCCTGGGCGCCCGATACGACAGCCAGCAGTACCAGCCATGCCATTGATTTCATCCGTTTTCTCCTCAACAGGCTGACGAATCGCAGGGATTCTCGCTCAGCGGAAGGCAAGGCGGTAGCTCCCTGACGAAATGTTCATAAAGCCGCCGGAAACGTCGTTATCGAGACTGTGTCTCATCGCCAGACACCGTGCCAGAAGGCCTGTTGTCGCGCATTGACGCTTTCGGCAAACCCCCTGTCGTTTTTGCATCGGGGCGCCTTTGGGCACAGGCATATGCTGGCCCCAAAGCGCCGGCACAAGGTTTGGCGCAAACCCATTCAATAAAAGGGGACAGCCTGATGAGCCCAGCCGAACTTCACGCCGACAGCATCGTCATCGACGGCCTGATCATTGCCAAATGGAACCGCGAGCTGTTCGAGGACATGCGCAAAGGCGGGCTGACTGCGGCCAACTGCACGGTGTCGGTCTGGGAAGGCTTCAAGGCTACCGTCGACAACATCGCTGCCAGCCAGAAGCTGATCCGCGACAACAGCGACCTGGTGATGCCGGTGCGCACCACCGCCGATATCCGCAAGGCCAAGGAGCTGGGCAAGACCGGCATCCTGTTCGGCTTCCAGAACGCCCACGCCTTCGAAGACCAGATCGCCTACGTCGACGTGTTCAAGCAGCTGGGCGTGGGCATCGTGCAAATGTGCTACAACACCCAGAACCTGGTCGGCACCGGTTGCTACGAGCGTGACGGCGGCCTGTCGGGCTTTGGCCGCGAGATCGTGGCGGAAATGAACCGCGTCGGCATCATGTGCGACCTGTCCCATGTCGGCTCCAAGACTTCCGAAGAAGTTATCCTCGAGTCGAAAAAGCCGGTCTGCTACTCGCACTGCCTGCCATCGGGCCTGAAGGAGCACCCGCGCAACAAGTCGGACGAAGAGCTGAAGTTCATCGCCGACCACGGCGGCTTCGTCGGCGTGACCATGTTCGCGCCGTTCCTGGCCAAGGGCATCGACTCGACCATCGACGACTACGCCGAGGCCATCGAGTACACCATGAACATCGTCGGTGAAGACGCTATCGGTATCGGTACCGACTTCACCCAAGGTCACGGCCAGGAATTCTTCGAGTACCTGACCCACGACAAGGGCTACGCCCGTCGCCTGACCAACTTCGGCAAGATCATCAACCCGCTGGGCATCCGTACCGTGGGCGAATTCCCCAACCTCACCGAAACCTTGCTCAAGCGCGGCCACTCCGAGCGCGTGGTGCGCAAGATCATGGGCGAGAACTGGGTCAACGTCCTCAAGGACGTGTGGGGCGAATAAGCCGCTCTCCAAGCCTGAAAGCCCCTGCCAGCAACGCCGGGGCATCCTAAACAAAAAATTTTATGGAGTTGAGTTTCCATGGCCAAGATCGCCCCGCAATTGCCAATCGAAGTCGACAGCGAGACCGGTGTCTGGACCAGCGACGCCTTGCCGATGCTGTATGTGCCGCGCCATTTCTTCGTCAACAACCACATGGGCATCGAAGAAGTCCTGGGCGCTGACAAGTACGCCGAGATCCTCTACAAGGCCGGCTACAAGTCCGCCTGGCACTGGTGTGAAAAAGAAGCCGAGTGCCACGGCCTGGAAGGCGTGGCGGTGTTCGAGCACTACATGAAGCGCCTGAGCCAGCGCGGCTGGGGCCTGTTCGAGATCCAGGACATCGACCTGGACAAAGGCACCTGCAGCGTCAAGCTCAAGCACTCCGCATTCGTGTACGTCTATGGCAAGTGCGGCCGCAAGGTCGACTACATGTTCACCGGTTGGTTCGCCGGCGCCATGGACCAGATTCTCGCTGCCCGCGGCAGCTCGATTCGCACCGTGGCCGAACAGGTCTATGGCGGGTCGGAAGAAGGCCACGAAGATGGCCTGTTCGTCGTCAAGCCGTTGTAAGCCGGAGATAGCGTCATGGCATTCGAAGCAATGTTCCAGCCGATCCAGATCGGCAAACTGACCATCCGTAACCGTGTGCTCAGCACCGCGCACGCCGAGGTCTACGCCACTGACGGCGGCATGACGACCGACCGCTACGTGAAGTACTACGAAGAAAAGGCCAAGGGCGGTATCGGCCTGGCGATCTGCGGCGGCTCGTCGGTGGTGGCCATCGACAGCCCGCAGGAGTGGTGGGCATCGGTCAACCTGTCGACCGACCGCATCATCCCGCACTTCCAGAACCTGGCCGACGCCATGCACAAGCATGGCGCCAAGATCATGATCCAGATTACCCACATGGGTCGTCGCTCGCGCTGGGACGGCTTCAACTGGCCAACCCTGATGTCGCCGTCGGGTATCCGTGAACCCGTGCACCGCGCCACCTGCAAGACCATCGAGGTGGAAGAGATCTGGCGCGTGATCGGCAACTACGCACAAGCTGCCCGCCGCGCCAAGGAAGGCGGCCTGGACGGCGTGGAACTGTCGGCCGTGCACCAGCACATGATCGACCAGTTCTGGAGCCCGCGGGTCAACAAGCGTACCGACGAATGGGGCGGCACCTTCGAAGGCCGCATGAAGTTCGGCCTGGAAGTGCTCAAGGCCGTGCGCGCCGAAGTCGGTGACGACTTCTGCGTGGGCATGCGCATTTGCGGTGACGAATTCCATCCGGACGGCCTCAGCCACGAGGACATGAAGCAGATCGCCGCGTACTACGACGCCACTGGCATGCTCGACTTCATCGGCGTGGTCGGCTCGGGTTGTGACACCCACAACACCCTGGCCAACGTCATCCCGAACATGAGCTACCCGCCGGAGCCGTTCCTGCACCTGGCGGCCGGCATCAAGGAAGTGGTCAAGGTACCAGTGCTGCACGCGCAGAACATCAAGGACCCGAACCAGGCCACGCGCATTCTGGAAGGCGGCTACGTGGACATGGTCGGCATGACCCGTGCGCACATGGCCGACCCGCACCTGATCGCCAAGATCAAGATGGGCCAGATCGACCAGATCAAGCAGTGTGTCGGTGCCAACTACTGCATCGACCGCCAGTACCAGGGCCTGGATGTGCTGTGCATCCAGAACGCCGCGACTTCCCGTGAATACATGGGCGTGCCGCACATCATCGAGAAGACCACCGGTGCCAAGCGCAAGGTGGTGGTGGTTGGTGCCGGCCCGGCCGGCATGGAAGCGGCTCGTGTGGCTGCCGAACGTGGCCATGACGTGACCCTGTTCGAGAAGAAGGAGCAGATCGGCGGGCAGATCACCATCGCCGCCAAGGCGCCGCAGCGTGACCAGATCGCCGGTATCACCCGCTGGTACCAGCTGGAGCTGGCGCGCCTGAAGGTCGACCTGCGCCTGGGCACTGCCGCCGACGTGGCCGCCATCCAGGACCTGCGCCCGGACATCATCGTGTTGGCCGTGGGTGGGCATTCCTTCCTGGAGCAGAACGAGCACTGGGGCGCCGCCGAAGGGCTGGTGGTCAGCAGCTGGGACGTGCTCGACGGCAAGGTGGCACCGGGCAAGAACGTGCTGGTGTACGACACCATTTGCGAGTTCACCGGTATGTCGGTGGCGGACTTCATTGCCGACAAGGGCAGCCAGGTCGAGATCGTCACCGACGATATCAAGCCGGGCGTGGCCATGGGTGGTACGACGTTCCCGACCTACTACCGCAGCATGTACCCGAAAGAAGTGATCATGACCGGCGACATGATGCTGGAAAAGGTCTACCGCGAAGGCGACAAGCTGGTGGCGGTGCTGGAGAACGAATACACCGGCGCCAAGGAAGAGCGCGTGGTCGACCAGGTGGTGGTGGAGAACGGCGTGCGTCCTGACGAGCAGCTGTACTACGCACTGAAGGAAGGTTCGCGCAACAAAGGCCAGATCGATGTGGAGGCGCTGTTCGCCATCAAGCCACAGCCGATCCTCAGCCAGCCGGGCGAAGGCTACCTGCTGTACCGCATCGGCGACTGCGTGGCCCAGCGCAACGTGCATGCGGCGATCTACGACGCCTTGCGCCTGTGCAAGGACTTCTGATCGCACTGTCGGCACACACCGGCCCCTGTGGGAGCGGGCGCGCCCGCGAAGGCGTCAGCATGAACAACAGAGTTGTCTGATCTGACGCATTCGCGGGCACGCCCGCTCCCACAGGGCCGGTGCAGGATTCCAGGGGCCTGAACCCCTTGCAACCGCTGTTGTGGGAGCCTCCCATGTTGAACACCCTTCTACCCATCCTGCTGTTCGCTGCCCTTGGCCTGGCGGTGCTCGGCGCGCTGCGCCGTGTGCGCATGTGGCGCCGTGGCCGGCCGTCCAAGGTCAACCTGATCGGCGGCCTGTTGGCCATGCCGCGCCGCTACCTGGTGGACCTGCACCATGTGGTCGAGCGCGACAAGTACATGTCCAAGACCCACGTGGCCACTGCGGGCGGCTTCGTGCTGTCGGCGGCCCTGGCGATCCTGGTGCATGGTTTTGGTCTGCAGAGCAAGATCCTCGGCTATGCGCTGCTGGTGGCCACGGTGATCATGTTCACGGGCGCCATCTTCGTCTTCAAACGCCGCCTCAACCCGCCTTCGCGCCTGTCCAAGGGCCCATGGATGCGCCTGCCGAAGAGCCTGCTGGCGTTTGCCGCGAGCTTCTTCATCGCCACCTTGCCGGTCGCCGGCATTTTGCCGGCCAACACCGGTGGCTGGGTGATGGTCGGCATTCTCGGCCTGGGCGTGCTGTGGGGCGTGTCGGAGCTGTTCTTCGGCATGACCTGGGGCGGCCCGATGAAACACGCCTTTGCCGGTGCCTTGCACCTGGCCTGGCATCGCCGCGCCGAACGCTTCGGCGGCGGCCGCTCCACCGGCCTCAAGCCGCTGGACCTGGAGGACCCGAATGCGCCGCTGGGCGTGGAAAAGCCGGCGGACTTCACCTGGAACCAGCTGCTGGGCTTCGATGCCTGCGTGCAGTGCGGTAAATGTGAAGCCATGTGCCCGGCCTTTGCCGCCGGCCAGCCGCTGAACCCGAAAAAGCTCATCCAGGACATGGTCATCGGCCTGGCCGGCGGCACCGACGCGCAGTTCGCCGGCAGCCCGTACCCGGGCAAACCGATCGGTGAGCACGGTGGCCACCCGCACCAGCCGATCGTCAACGGCCTGGTCGACGCCGAAACGCTGTGGTCGTGCACTACTTGCCGGGCCTGCGTCGAGGAATGCCCGATGATGATCGAGCACGTCGATGCCATCGTCGACATGCGCCGCCACCTCACCCTGGAAAAGGGCGCCACCCCGAACAAGGGCGCCGAGGTGCTGGACAACCTGATCGCCACCGACAACCCGGGCGGTTTCGCCCCCGGCGGGCGCATGAACTGGGCCGCCGACCTCAACCTGCAACTGCTGTCGGAGGTGAAAACCACCGAGGTGCTGTTCTGGGTCGGTGACGGTGCCTTCGACATGCGTAACCAGCGCACCCTGCGTTCGTTCGTCAAAGTGCTCAAGGCCTCGGGCGTGGACTTTGCCGTGCTCGGCCTGGAAGAACGCGACAGCGGCGACGTGGCACGCCGCCTGGGTGACGAAGCGACCTTCCAGCAATTGGCCAAACGCAATATCCAGACCCTGGCCAAGTACAAGTTCCAGCGCATCGTTACCTGCGACCCGCACAGCTTCCATGTGCTGAAGAACGAGTACGGCGCCCTGGGCGGCGACTATCAGGTACAGCATCACAGTACCTACATCGCCGAACTGATCGCGGCCAACAAGCTCAACCTTGGCCAGCACAAGGGCGGCAGCGTCACCTACCACGACCCGTGCTACCTGGGCCGTTACAACGGCGAGTACGAAGCTCCGCGTGCAGTGCTCAAAGCGCTGGGCATCGAGGTGCGCGAGATGGAGCGCTCGGGCTTCCGCTCCCGCTGCTGCGGCGGTGGCGGCGGTGCGCCGATCACCGACATCCCGGGCAAGCAGCGTATTCCGGACATGCGCATGGACGACATCCGCCAGACCGAAGCCGAGCTGGTGGCCGTGGGTTGCCCACAGTGCACCGCCATGCTCGAAGGCGTGGTCGAACCGCGCCCACAGATCAAGGACCTGGCCGAGCTGGTGGCTGACGTGCTGATCGAAGAGGACGCGCCTTCGGCCCCAAAGCCGCAAACGGCCAAACGTGAACCTGCGGAGGTGCATTGATGAGCGACATTATCCGCCGCGACCCACGCGCCGAGTGGATCGCCCGTAACCGTTTGCACCCGCTGCATGCAGCGATGCAGACGCAGCAGACCAGCTGGATGGGGCCCAACGGCCTCATCCGCAAGAACCCTCATGCGATCGCCGCAGGCTTCATCGGCCCGGCCGGCATCAAGCGCATCGACCGCAGCGGCGCCCAGCAGGGCACCGCGGTGGGCGGGCGGCGCACGGCGGCGGCCGAGGTCAAGCTGCCGCTGCACCAGGTACCGGCGCCGGCGTTCTACATTGCCGTGGTGCCGGACATGGTCGGCGGCCGCCTGAGCAGCCACGACCGCGACCTGCTCGGCCTGGCCCACAGCCTGGCCGGCAGCGACGGTGCGGTGCTGGCGGTGGTGTTTGGCGAACACAAGGAAAGCAACTTTTCCACTGCCGGGGTCGACCGCCTGCTGGTCATCGAAGGCGAGGCTTTCGAAGGTTATGCACCGGAGCAACTCGTTCAAGGCCTGCGGGCTGTGGATAACCAGTTCTCCCCGCGCCACTGGCTGCTGCCCGACAGCCGCACCGGTGGCGGCGAACTGGGCCGGCGCCTGGGCGCGGCACTGGGCGAGCGCCCGGCGACGCGGGTATGGCAGGTCAAGGACGGCCAGTGCATCGGCCGCGCCGGTGCCGGCCAGCAAGACCTGCAGCGCGCCGTACCACGCCTGATCCTGGCGGCGGCCGAGTGCGCCGAGCCGGTCAGCGAAACCCGTCACGAAGCGCTGCCGGTGGAGTTGTCCACAAGCGTGGCGCGTAGCCTGTCGCGCATTGAAGACCTTGGCTCGGTGGCCGTCGACCCGGCCACCATTGCCATGGCCGAGGCCGAGTTCATCGTTTCGGGCGGCAACGGCGTCAAGGACTGGGACCTTTACCACAAGGCCACCGCGGCCCTCGGCGCCACCGAAGGCGCCTCGCGGGTGGCGGTGGACGACGGCTTCATGCCGCGTAACCGCCAGGTGGGTGCCACCGGTACCTGGGTTACCGCGCGGGTTTACGTGGCTGTGGGTATCTCGGGCGCTATCCAGCACCTGCAAGGCATCGGCGCCTGCGACAAGGTGGTGGCGATCAACATGGACCCGGGCTGCGACATGATAAAACGGGCCGACCTGTCGGTGATTGGCGACAGTTCGGCGATTCTGAAGGCACTGATCGAGGCTGTGGACAACTACCGCAGCGGCGGCCAGCGCGACGCGGCATAAGGGCACGAGCATGAGTACGAAAGTGATCAGCCTGGTTTCCATCGGTGCCCACCCAAGCTCTGGCCGCGCCCGCCGCGCCGAGCAGGATGCCCGCGCGGTGGAGCTGGGTTTGCAGCTGGCTGGGGATAACTTGCAGGTGGTGCATGCAGGCGACCCACGGGAAGAGGCCTTGCGCGCCTACCTGGGCATGGGCCTGGACCATCTGGACGTGCTGGAGCAGCCGGCCGGTGCCGATGTGCTGGGCGTGCTTGGGGATTACCTTCGCGATG
This region includes:
- a CDS encoding thioesterase family protein, whose translation is MPALITYRTPVLEDWVDYNGHLRDAFYLLIFSYATDALMERIGLDADSRGQSGNSLFTLEAHINYLHEVKLGTEVWVQTQVIGFDRKRLHIYHSLHRAGFDEALAASEQMLLHVDLAGPKSAPFSERSVGLLQGLVDEQQGLPSAEFVGRVIGLPTPN
- a CDS encoding L-carnitine dehydrogenase, with translation MPFITEIKTFAALGSGVIGSGWVARALAHGLDVVAWDPAPGAEQALRKRIANAWPALEKQGLAPGASQDRLKFVATIEECVRDADFIQESAPERLDLKLDLHAKISAAAKPDAIIGSSTSGLLPSEFYESSTHPERCVVGHPFNPVYLLPLVEIVGGNRTAPEAIEAAKTIYTALGMRPLHVRKEVPGFIADRLLEALWREALHLVNDGVASTGEIDDAIRFGAGLRWSFMGTFLTYTLAGGDAGMRHFMAQFGPALKLPWTYLPAPELTDKLIDDVVEGTSEQLGDRSIAALERYRDDTLLAVLEAVRTSKASHGMAFGD
- a CDS encoding 3-keto-5-aminohexanoate cleavage protein — encoded protein: MNHDVIITCALTGAGDTASKSHLVPVTPKQIAESAVEAAKAGATVVHCHVRDPQTGRFSRDVALYREVMERIREADVDIIVNLTAGMGGDLEIGPGETPLEFGPGTDLIGPLERLAHVEALLPEICTLDCGTLNFGDGNSIYVSTPAQLRAGARRITELGVKAELEIFDTGHLWFAKQMMKEGLLEDPLFQLCLGIPWGAPADTTTMKAMVDNLPANVTWAGFGIGRMQMPMAAQAVLLGGNVRVGLEDNLYLDRGVLASNGQLVERAAEIITRMGGRVLSPAEGREKMNLKRR
- the choX gene encoding choline ABC transporter substrate-binding protein, whose protein sequence is MQRLIRRSLLSIALTTIVASPLYAAEPAACKNVRLGVVNWTDVIATSAMAQVLLDGLGYQTRQTSASQQIIFAGIRDKRLDMFLGYWNPIMTQTITPFVDANQVKVLEKPSLEDARATLAVPKYLYDKGLKTFADIHKFEKELGGKIYGIEPGSGANTQIKAMITKNQFGLGKFQLVESSEAGMLAAVDRAVRRKEAVVFFGWAPHPMNVNIDMAYLGDSQDALGPDEGRATVWTVTAPDYAERCPNAHRLLANLKFSAEDESRMMQPLLDHKDALESARQWLKDHPEDKARWLEGVTTFDGKPAADNLKLTAN
- a CDS encoding GlxA family transcriptional regulator; protein product: MPQIIHFLLLPGFSAMGFISALEPLRVANRFKGPSYRWQVLSLDGGAVLASNGMSVNADAALAAGEPGGILLIVAGFEPLACYGPALQQALRRLDHEGVILGGIDTGAVVLAEAGLLDGHRATVHWEALEAFKENYPSLQATQELFEIDRRRITCAGGTASIDLMLDLIAQAHGSELAVQVSEQFVLGRIRQRQDHQRMQIASRYGISNKKLVKVIGEMERNTEQPLNTQVLAEAVQVTRRQLERLFRVHLDDTPSGFYLRLRLDKARQLLRQTDMTVLEVGVACGFESASYFTRCYRARYQRCPREDRLARVV
- a CDS encoding DUF1311 domain-containing protein, translated to MKSMAWLVLLAVVSGAQAGEEESTPCDNVDTDQQTYACAAFNKQTAERELKAAYDDLLQRIRDQYADEGDKATALVGRMEAAEKLWVQLRDADCNVETFAEKPGSKAFQAAWDTCVAQRSDDRSEYLQSIGQQ
- a CDS encoding dipeptidase, yielding MSPAELHADSIVIDGLIIAKWNRELFEDMRKGGLTAANCTVSVWEGFKATVDNIAASQKLIRDNSDLVMPVRTTADIRKAKELGKTGILFGFQNAHAFEDQIAYVDVFKQLGVGIVQMCYNTQNLVGTGCYERDGGLSGFGREIVAEMNRVGIMCDLSHVGSKTSEEVILESKKPVCYSHCLPSGLKEHPRNKSDEELKFIADHGGFVGVTMFAPFLAKGIDSTIDDYAEAIEYTMNIVGEDAIGIGTDFTQGHGQEFFEYLTHDKGYARRLTNFGKIINPLGIRTVGEFPNLTETLLKRGHSERVVRKIMGENWVNVLKDVWGE